From Actinosynnema mirum DSM 43827, a single genomic window includes:
- a CDS encoding FxsA family protein has protein sequence MFALLLVAVGVEIATLVAVTVNLGFLPTLGLLILGGVAGSFLLRREGARSMAAFNEALRNRREPHEEVADGVLLVAAGLLIVLPGFISDVAGLLLLLPPVRRAVGARIARRSRERAANAVLNQRFGRPPGAGNVVVDGVIIDLGGQRGAPRPRSGGAPLGGNAIEGVVLDSRVVDGDSGPTTR, from the coding sequence GTGTTCGCCTTGCTGTTGGTCGCCGTGGGAGTCGAGATCGCCACCCTGGTGGCGGTGACGGTCAACCTCGGGTTCCTGCCCACGCTCGGCCTGCTGATCCTCGGCGGGGTCGCGGGCTCGTTCCTGCTGCGGCGGGAGGGGGCGCGCAGCATGGCCGCGTTCAACGAGGCCCTGCGCAACCGGCGCGAGCCGCACGAGGAGGTCGCGGACGGGGTGCTGCTGGTCGCGGCCGGGCTGCTGATCGTGCTGCCGGGCTTCATCAGCGACGTCGCCGGCCTGCTGCTGCTCCTGCCGCCGGTGCGGCGCGCGGTGGGCGCGCGGATCGCCCGCCGCTCGCGCGAGCGCGCCGCGAACGCCGTGCTCAACCAGCGCTTCGGCAGGCCGCCCGGCGCGGGGAACGTCGTGGTCGACGGCGTGATCATCGATCTGGGCGGGCAGCGGGGCGCGCCCCGGCCGCGCTCGGGGGGCGCGCCGCTGGGCGGCAACGCGATCGAGGGCGTGGTGCTCGACTCGCGGGTGGTCGACGGGGACTCGGGCCCCACCACCCGCTGA
- a CDS encoding TetR/AcrR family transcriptional regulator, whose translation MDALDTRTQLLDAAERLFAERGFAGASVRAITDLAGANLAAVKYHFGSKADLLTAVVRRVVDPITAAQSAGLDRLRALPDPPSAADLVEAFAGPLFDGMAEGDESRSRLVVAIVCDPAEEMRGWTGPAEAEVRARYLAAFGRALPGLTLDELAFRLRSVLAVTAVDRVGAANGDSDPDCGPSGGGRARRWVITFLAAAMSAPPTAAP comes from the coding sequence GTGGACGCCCTCGACACCCGCACCCAGCTCCTCGACGCGGCCGAGCGCCTGTTCGCCGAACGCGGCTTCGCGGGCGCCTCGGTCCGCGCCATCACCGACCTCGCCGGGGCGAACCTGGCCGCCGTGAAGTACCACTTCGGCTCGAAGGCGGACCTGCTCACCGCGGTCGTGCGCCGCGTCGTCGACCCGATCACCGCCGCGCAGTCCGCGGGCCTGGACCGCCTGCGGGCGCTGCCCGACCCGCCGTCCGCCGCCGACCTCGTGGAGGCGTTCGCGGGCCCGCTGTTCGACGGCATGGCCGAGGGCGACGAGAGCAGGTCGCGGCTGGTCGTGGCGATCGTCTGCGACCCGGCCGAGGAGATGCGCGGCTGGACCGGGCCCGCCGAGGCCGAGGTGCGCGCGCGCTACCTGGCCGCGTTCGGCCGGGCGCTGCCGGGGCTCACCCTGGACGAGCTGGCGTTCCGGCTGCGCAGCGTGCTCGCGGTGACGGCCGTGGACCGGGTCGGGGCCGCCAACGGGGACTCCGATCCCGACTGCGGGCCGTCCGGGGGCGGGCGGGCGCGGCGGTGGGTGATCACGTTCCTGGCGGCGGCGATGAGCGCCCCGCCCACCGCCGCCCCCTGA
- a CDS encoding ATPase AAA: MAWSTGADRRPGAFLRHVRLADDAPTTGYPFALPVVTGLARSGGLPLGPGVTFLVRENGSGKSTLMEAIALAAGLNPEGGSQNFAFATRATESALGDELVLSWSGRKPSTRFFLRAESYYNVATEIERLDRETPLLQAYGGTSPHERSHGESFVDLVTHRFGPRGLYLLDEPEAALSVRGCLAVLARLAELVDQGCQVLVATHSPILLALPGAAIHEIGDDGAIEPVAYDDALPVRLTRDFLAGPDRFLRHLLPDGPA; this comes from the coding sequence ATGGCGTGGAGCACCGGCGCCGACCGGCGTCCCGGCGCGTTCCTGCGCCACGTCCGCCTCGCCGACGACGCCCCGACCACCGGCTACCCGTTCGCCCTCCCCGTGGTGACCGGCCTGGCCCGCTCGGGCGGGCTGCCGCTGGGGCCGGGCGTGACGTTCCTGGTGAGGGAGAACGGCTCCGGCAAGTCCACACTCATGGAGGCCATCGCGCTCGCGGCGGGCCTGAACCCCGAGGGCGGCAGCCAGAACTTCGCCTTCGCCACCCGCGCCACCGAGTCCGCGCTCGGCGACGAGCTGGTGCTGTCCTGGTCCGGCCGCAAGCCAAGCACCAGGTTCTTCCTGCGCGCCGAGTCGTACTACAACGTCGCCACCGAGATCGAGCGCCTGGACCGGGAGACCCCGCTGCTCCAGGCCTACGGCGGCACGTCCCCGCACGAGCGCTCGCACGGCGAGTCGTTCGTCGACCTGGTCACCCACCGCTTCGGCCCGCGCGGCCTGTACCTGCTGGACGAACCCGAGGCCGCCCTGTCCGTGCGCGGCTGCCTCGCGGTGCTGGCCAGGCTCGCCGAGCTGGTCGACCAGGGCTGCCAGGTCCTGGTGGCCACCCACTCGCCGATCCTGCTGGCCCTGCCCGGCGCGGCCATCCACGAGATCGGCGACGACGGCGCGATCGAGCCGGTCGCCTACGACGACGCCCTGCCGGTCCGGCTGACCCGCGACTTCCTGGCCGGACCGGACCGGTTCCTGCGCCACCTGCTCCCGGACGGCCCCGCCTAG
- a CDS encoding ATP-binding protein, with amino-acid sequence MRRRSVPLGVSLLVLQVGIVLLTTCAAGLMAAKLQSDRIRESYRERMLSVAESVARLPSVLEAFGSPDPAATIQPLAELLRKASQVTYVVVTDRQGVRYAHPDPARIGEPVSTDPSSALSGTVYVGTETGTLGTSLRAKVPIRNTAGTVIGMASVGILEEELAADLAEDLGELIGWLIASALVGVLGAALVTRMVRKRTFRLEPAEIAQLLETREAMLHGVREGVVAIDATERLALVNDEAVRLLGLTDDPTGRPAAQVLEHGGLLDLARGDDAADRLVLAGERVLVANRMTARTHGRPVGVVLTLRDRTELHDALREIDGHRAVTEVLRAQAHEFSNHLHVIGGLLELERGDEAVRYIERVGGAGSVTAEIIGGAEADPALAALLLAKSSTAHERGVRLRLDAGSRVLARAGDDALTVLGNLVDNAVDASGNGGEVRVLVDAGGSGVRVLVEDDGPGVARERRAEIFTLGVSTKAPRGAHGRGIGLALVSRVVTRRRGRVDVSDSSELGGASFDVWLPEAGSR; translated from the coding sequence ATGCGCCGCCGTTCGGTCCCCCTGGGTGTCTCCCTGCTCGTCCTGCAGGTGGGCATCGTGCTGCTCACGACCTGCGCGGCCGGGCTGATGGCGGCCAAGCTGCAGAGCGACCGCATCCGCGAGTCGTACCGGGAGCGGATGCTGTCGGTGGCCGAGAGCGTGGCGCGGCTGCCGTCGGTGCTGGAGGCGTTCGGCTCCCCCGACCCGGCCGCGACGATCCAGCCGCTGGCGGAGCTGCTGCGCAAGGCCTCGCAGGTCACGTACGTGGTGGTGACCGACCGGCAGGGCGTGCGCTACGCCCACCCGGACCCGGCGCGGATCGGCGAGCCGGTGTCCACCGACCCCAGCTCGGCGCTGTCCGGGACGGTGTACGTGGGCACCGAGACGGGCACGCTCGGCACGTCGCTGCGCGCCAAGGTGCCGATCCGGAACACGGCGGGGACGGTCATCGGGATGGCGTCGGTGGGCATCCTGGAGGAGGAGCTGGCCGCCGACCTGGCCGAGGACCTCGGCGAGCTGATCGGCTGGCTGATCGCGTCCGCGCTGGTCGGGGTGCTCGGGGCGGCGCTGGTGACGCGGATGGTCCGCAAGCGCACGTTCCGGCTGGAACCGGCCGAGATCGCGCAGCTGCTGGAGACCCGCGAGGCGATGCTGCACGGGGTGCGCGAGGGCGTGGTCGCCATCGACGCGACCGAGCGGTTGGCGCTGGTCAACGACGAGGCGGTGCGCCTGCTGGGGCTGACCGACGACCCGACCGGGCGGCCCGCCGCGCAGGTGCTGGAGCACGGCGGGCTGCTGGACCTGGCGCGCGGCGACGACGCGGCCGACCGGCTGGTGCTGGCGGGCGAGCGGGTGCTGGTGGCGAACCGGATGACCGCCCGCACGCACGGCCGCCCGGTCGGCGTGGTGCTCACGCTGCGCGACCGGACCGAGCTGCACGACGCGCTGCGCGAGATCGACGGGCACCGGGCGGTCACCGAGGTGCTGCGGGCGCAGGCGCACGAGTTCTCCAACCACCTGCACGTCATCGGCGGGCTGCTGGAGCTGGAGCGCGGTGACGAGGCGGTGCGCTACATCGAGCGGGTCGGCGGGGCCGGGTCGGTGACGGCCGAGATCATCGGCGGCGCGGAGGCCGACCCGGCGCTGGCGGCGCTGCTGCTGGCCAAGTCGAGCACCGCGCACGAGCGGGGCGTGCGGCTGCGGCTGGACGCCGGGTCGCGGGTGCTGGCGCGGGCCGGTGACGACGCGCTGACCGTGCTCGGGAACCTGGTGGACAACGCCGTGGACGCCTCCGGCAACGGCGGCGAGGTGCGGGTGCTGGTGGACGCGGGCGGGTCGGGGGTGCGGGTGCTGGTCGAGGACGACGGGCCGGGCGTCGCGCGGGAGCGGCGGGCGGAGATCTTCACCCTCGGGGTGAGCACGAAGGCGCCGAGAGGGGCGCACGGACGAGGGATAGGACTGGCGTTGGTGTCCAGGGTGGTCACTCGGCGACGAGGCCGGGTCGACGTGTCGGATTCTTCGGAGCTGGGCGGCGCGTCGTTCGACGTGTGGCTGCCGGAAGCGGGGTCCAGGTGA
- a CDS encoding response regulator gives MVRALVVDDDFAVAAVHRGFLASLPEFEVVGEAHDGDAALRAVDELLPDLVLLDIHLPDMSGLEVLARLRARVGPPVDVIAVTAARERETVRQAMSKGVDHYLVKPFTRTAFLDRMREYLARRVEVQRLGDWLDQDEVDQLMQHRPANVLPKGLSAVTLRLVTEALRAAEGGAVAGNMSAQEVGDRAGLSRVSARRYLEHLVAVGKAEVQPRYGVANRPAHGYRLT, from the coding sequence GTGGTGCGGGCGCTGGTCGTGGACGACGACTTCGCGGTGGCCGCGGTGCACCGGGGGTTCCTGGCGTCGCTGCCGGAGTTCGAGGTGGTGGGCGAGGCGCACGACGGCGACGCGGCGCTGCGGGCGGTGGACGAGCTGCTGCCGGACCTGGTGCTGCTCGACATCCACCTGCCGGACATGTCCGGGCTGGAGGTGCTGGCCAGGCTGCGGGCGCGCGTCGGGCCGCCGGTGGACGTGATCGCGGTGACGGCGGCGCGGGAGCGGGAGACGGTGCGGCAGGCGATGTCCAAGGGGGTGGACCACTACCTGGTGAAGCCGTTCACGCGCACGGCGTTCCTGGACCGGATGCGGGAGTACCTGGCGCGGCGGGTGGAGGTGCAGCGGCTGGGCGACTGGCTCGACCAGGACGAGGTGGACCAGCTGATGCAGCACCGGCCGGCGAACGTGCTGCCGAAGGGGCTGTCGGCGGTGACGCTGCGGCTGGTGACCGAGGCCCTGCGGGCGGCGGAGGGCGGCGCGGTCGCGGGGAACATGTCGGCGCAGGAGGTGGGCGACCGGGCGGGGCTGTCGCGGGTGAGCGCGCGGCGGTACCTGGAGCACCTGGTGGCGGTGGGCAAGGCGGAGGTGCAACCCCGGTACGGGGTGGCGAACCGGCCCGCGCACGGGTACCGGTTGACGTGA
- a CDS encoding TetR/AcrR family transcriptional regulator, with product MPRPRDPEVDRALAEATLALLHEVGFEALALDAVAARAGVSRPALYRRWPTKLHLVAHVLAESVAPMPDPDTGSAREDLRVLATTLLDALSWVLLAVHAEARRAPELGLHERFLAGRHALVAEVVRRGVARGELRGDLAPDLVRDLLLGPLLYHWFATGERPSVDRVFDHVWPTLVPG from the coding sequence GTGCCGAGACCACGTGATCCCGAAGTAGACCGCGCCCTCGCCGAGGCGACCCTGGCCCTGCTGCACGAGGTGGGCTTCGAGGCGCTCGCGCTCGACGCCGTCGCCGCCCGCGCCGGGGTGAGCCGCCCCGCGCTGTACCGGCGGTGGCCGACCAAGCTGCACCTGGTCGCGCACGTGCTCGCCGAGTCGGTGGCCCCGATGCCCGACCCGGACACCGGCAGCGCGCGCGAGGACCTGCGGGTGCTGGCGACGACGCTACTGGACGCCCTGTCGTGGGTGCTGCTGGCGGTGCACGCCGAGGCCAGGCGCGCCCCGGAGCTGGGGCTGCACGAGCGGTTCCTGGCCGGGCGGCACGCGCTGGTCGCCGAGGTCGTGCGGCGCGGGGTGGCGCGCGGCGAGCTGCGCGGCGACCTCGCGCCGGACCTGGTGCGCGACCTGCTGCTCGGCCCGCTGCTCTACCACTGGTTCGCGACCGGCGAGCGGCCCTCGGTGGACCGGGTGTTCGACCACGTGTGGCCCACCCTCGTCCCCGGCTGA
- a CDS encoding alpha-amylase family protein, whose protein sequence is MRLTSTADLWWKNAVVYCLDVETFHDGNGDGVGDFRGLIQKIDHLHRLGVTCLWLMPFYPTANRDDGYDITDYYSVDPRLGTLGEFAELVRTARDRGIRVIADLVVNHTSDQHPWFQAARSDPDSPYRDWYVWADERPPNADDGVVFPDKETSLWDYDRKAKQYYLHRFYRHQPDLNVANPDVRDEIARVMGFWMQLGLSGFRVDAVPFLLEAPIEALPDPHDYLQDLRAFLSRRDGEAVLLGEVNVPYNDALSYFGSAEGVGDELTMCFDFVGMQQMYLSLARRDASPLTHALRERPEPPRDAHWATVVRNHDELTLDKLTEPERQEVFAAFGPDPDMQVYGRGLRRRLPPMLEGDERRVRMVYSLLFSLPGTPVLFYGEEIGLGEDLSREGRMAVRVPMDWEAVSEQRRDSGSLLAWFRLLVERYRECPELAWGAHRVVDTGEAAVLVQHSEVDGHVVLTAHNLADREVELQVPDLEPGQRLTDLLVDGTVQADEEGVVRLTLEPYGCRWFRTDVDRVT, encoded by the coding sequence ATGAGGCTCACCAGCACCGCCGACCTGTGGTGGAAGAACGCGGTCGTCTACTGCCTGGACGTGGAGACCTTCCACGACGGCAACGGCGACGGCGTCGGCGACTTCCGCGGCCTGATCCAGAAGATCGACCACCTGCACCGCCTGGGCGTGACCTGCCTGTGGCTGATGCCGTTCTACCCGACCGCGAACCGCGACGACGGCTACGACATCACCGACTACTACTCGGTCGACCCGCGCCTGGGCACCCTCGGCGAGTTCGCCGAGCTCGTGCGCACCGCCCGCGACCGGGGCATCCGGGTCATCGCCGACCTGGTGGTCAACCACACCTCCGACCAGCACCCGTGGTTCCAGGCCGCGCGCAGCGACCCGGACTCGCCCTACCGCGACTGGTACGTGTGGGCCGACGAGCGCCCGCCGAACGCCGACGACGGCGTGGTCTTCCCCGACAAGGAGACCTCGCTGTGGGACTACGACCGCAAGGCCAAGCAGTACTACCTGCACCGGTTCTACCGGCACCAGCCGGACCTGAACGTGGCCAACCCGGACGTGCGCGACGAGATCGCCCGCGTCATGGGGTTCTGGATGCAGCTGGGCCTGTCCGGCTTCCGGGTCGACGCGGTGCCGTTCCTGCTGGAGGCGCCCATCGAGGCGCTGCCGGACCCGCACGACTACCTGCAGGACCTGCGGGCGTTCCTGTCCCGCCGCGACGGCGAGGCGGTCCTGCTGGGGGAGGTGAACGTGCCCTACAACGACGCGCTGAGCTACTTCGGCAGCGCGGAGGGCGTCGGGGACGAGCTGACGATGTGCTTCGACTTCGTCGGGATGCAGCAGATGTACCTCTCGCTCGCCCGCCGGGACGCCTCGCCGCTCACGCACGCGCTGCGCGAGCGCCCGGAGCCGCCGCGCGACGCCCACTGGGCCACGGTGGTGCGCAACCACGACGAGCTGACCCTGGACAAGCTGACCGAGCCCGAGCGGCAGGAGGTGTTCGCCGCGTTCGGGCCCGACCCGGACATGCAGGTGTACGGGCGGGGGCTGCGTCGCAGGCTGCCCCCGATGCTGGAGGGCGACGAGCGGCGGGTGCGCATGGTGTACAGCCTGCTGTTCTCGCTGCCGGGCACGCCGGTGCTGTTCTACGGCGAGGAGATCGGCCTCGGCGAGGACCTGTCCCGCGAGGGGCGGATGGCGGTGCGGGTGCCGATGGACTGGGAGGCGGTCAGCGAGCAGCGGCGCGACTCCGGGTCGCTGCTGGCGTGGTTCCGGCTGCTGGTGGAGCGGTACCGGGAGTGCCCGGAGCTGGCGTGGGGCGCGCACCGGGTGGTGGACACCGGTGAGGCGGCGGTGCTGGTGCAGCACAGCGAGGTGGACGGGCACGTGGTGCTGACGGCGCACAACCTGGCCGACCGCGAGGTGGAGCTCCAGGTGCCGGACCTGGAGCCGGGGCAGCGGCTGACGGACCTGCTGGTGGACGGCACGGTGCAGGCCGACGAGGAGGGCGTGGTGCGGTTGACCCTGGAGCCGTACGGGTGCCGGTGGTTCCGCACGGACGTGGACCGGGTGACGTGA
- a CDS encoding Bug family tripartite tricarboxylate transporter substrate binding protein, whose protein sequence is MSRKHTRIAAAVIAAGLALAGCGAGGGGGSGKAAGSVNRLEIMAPADPGGGWDQTARSMQASITGADLVKNVQVSNVGGAGGTVGLKKLANERSETFLMVTGLVMVGAVETNGSDVRMEDTTPIARLTAEDEVVVVPAGSPFKTVADLLAAVKEKGTGVRFTGGSAGGTDHILAAMLIKSAGLTPDKLNYVPYSGGGESLAALLGNQVDVGISGVGEYREQVKAGKLRALATSGSKVHEDLKAPTLAEQGVELINWRGVVAPKNLAPEAKDKLVKLVTDMRASQQWKDEVAKKGWTDTFLSGTEFEVFLKEEISRVQPILTELGLVKK, encoded by the coding sequence ATGTCGAGAAAGCACACCCGCATCGCCGCGGCGGTCATCGCCGCCGGACTGGCGCTGGCGGGCTGCGGCGCGGGCGGCGGCGGTGGGAGCGGCAAGGCCGCCGGGTCCGTGAACCGCCTGGAGATCATGGCCCCCGCCGACCCCGGCGGCGGCTGGGACCAGACCGCGCGGTCCATGCAGGCCAGCATCACCGGCGCGGACCTGGTCAAGAACGTGCAGGTCAGCAACGTGGGCGGCGCGGGCGGCACGGTCGGGCTCAAGAAGCTCGCCAACGAGAGGTCCGAGACGTTCCTGATGGTCACCGGCCTGGTCATGGTCGGCGCGGTCGAGACCAACGGCTCCGACGTGCGCATGGAGGACACCACCCCGATCGCCCGCCTCACCGCCGAGGACGAGGTCGTGGTCGTGCCCGCGGGCTCACCGTTCAAGACCGTGGCCGACCTGCTCGCCGCGGTGAAGGAGAAGGGCACCGGCGTCCGCTTCACCGGCGGTTCCGCCGGCGGCACCGACCACATCCTCGCCGCCATGCTGATCAAGTCCGCCGGGCTCACCCCGGACAAGCTCAACTACGTCCCCTACTCCGGCGGCGGCGAGTCCCTGGCCGCGCTGCTGGGCAACCAGGTCGACGTCGGCATCTCCGGCGTCGGCGAGTACCGCGAGCAGGTCAAGGCGGGCAAGCTGCGCGCGCTGGCCACCTCCGGCTCCAAGGTCCACGAGGACCTGAAGGCGCCCACGCTCGCCGAGCAGGGCGTCGAGCTGATCAACTGGCGGGGCGTGGTCGCGCCCAAGAACCTCGCGCCCGAGGCCAAGGACAAGCTGGTCAAGCTGGTCACCGACATGCGCGCCTCCCAGCAGTGGAAGGACGAGGTCGCCAAGAAGGGCTGGACCGACACGTTCCTGAGCGGCACCGAGTTCGAGGTCTTCCTCAAGGAGGAGATCAGCCGCGTGCAGCCGATCCTCACCGAGCTCGGCCTGGTGAAGAAGTGA
- a CDS encoding TIGR03885 family FMN-dependent LLM class oxidoreductase has product MTVLGVHASHEQIHPTGLLDAVRKAEEVGFDAAMCSDHFAPWSARQGQSALAWAWLGAALQATNLPMGVVNAPGQRYHPAIIAQAIATLGAMYPGRFWAALGTGEAANEHITGDPWPRKDLRSARLLECVEVIRALLRGEEVSHDGLVTVDRARLWTLPEEPPALVGAAVSVETARWCASWADGLITVNAPAEHLRKMVDAYRDAGGKGPLHLQVHLSWDPDEETARAIAHDQWRSNVFPPPVCWDLETPEHFDAVSEQVTAEQIGRVVNVSSDLGRHAELLRSYVELGFEKVFLHHVGQEQDRFLDAFGERVLAEVRA; this is encoded by the coding sequence ATGACCGTTTTGGGCGTTCACGCCTCCCACGAGCAGATCCACCCGACCGGACTGCTGGACGCCGTGCGCAAGGCCGAGGAAGTCGGCTTCGACGCCGCCATGTGCTCCGACCACTTCGCCCCGTGGAGCGCCCGCCAGGGCCAGTCCGCCCTCGCCTGGGCCTGGCTCGGCGCCGCGCTCCAGGCCACGAACCTGCCGATGGGCGTGGTGAACGCCCCCGGCCAGCGCTACCACCCGGCGATCATCGCCCAGGCCATCGCCACCCTCGGCGCCATGTACCCCGGCCGCTTCTGGGCCGCGCTCGGCACCGGCGAGGCCGCCAACGAGCACATCACCGGCGACCCGTGGCCCCGCAAGGACCTGCGCTCCGCGCGCCTGCTGGAGTGCGTCGAGGTCATCCGGGCGTTGCTGCGCGGCGAGGAGGTCAGCCACGACGGCCTGGTCACCGTCGACCGCGCCCGGCTGTGGACCCTCCCGGAGGAGCCGCCCGCGCTGGTGGGCGCGGCGGTCAGCGTGGAGACCGCCCGCTGGTGCGCGTCCTGGGCCGACGGCCTGATCACCGTCAACGCCCCCGCCGAGCACCTGCGCAAGATGGTCGACGCCTACCGCGACGCGGGCGGCAAGGGCCCGCTGCACCTGCAGGTCCACCTCTCCTGGGACCCGGACGAGGAGACCGCGCGCGCGATCGCCCACGACCAGTGGCGCAGCAACGTCTTCCCGCCCCCCGTCTGCTGGGACCTGGAGACCCCCGAGCACTTCGACGCCGTCTCCGAGCAGGTCACCGCCGAGCAGATCGGCCGGGTCGTCAACGTCTCCTCCGACCTCGGCCGCCACGCCGAGCTGCTGCGGAGCTACGTCGAGCTGGGCTTCGAGAAGGTCTTCCTGCACCACGTCGGCCAGGAGCAGGACCGCTTCCTGGACGCCTTCGGCGAGCGCGTCCTCGCGGAGGTGCGGGCATGA
- a CDS encoding ketopantoate reductase family protein: protein MKLLVYGAGALGSLFAARLHEAGHEVSLLARGARLASVRAHGVRLVREDRDDVRSVPVRVVDEPGGGYDLTVVIVRAHQVGPVLDSLVDTRGDVALLANWAAGPGPLVEALGPERVLLGFPAVGGRVVDDVLRHRAETPLTRLVTMPVGEPDGRVTPRLERVVRVFRSAGLPARPEPGVDAWLTTHASFVAPLGQAVDAAGGPAELAGDRGAVLALARRIKANLTAAPTPVAPLGYRALRVMPDGLVAAGLRRFLRGTIAERGLAPTAAATAENALLVEQLRERAG from the coding sequence GTGAAGCTGCTGGTCTACGGGGCGGGCGCGCTGGGCAGCCTGTTCGCCGCCAGGCTGCACGAGGCGGGGCACGAGGTCTCGCTGCTGGCCAGGGGCGCGCGGCTGGCCTCGGTGCGCGCGCACGGCGTGCGGCTGGTGCGGGAGGACCGGGACGACGTCCGGTCGGTGCCGGTGCGGGTGGTCGACGAGCCGGGCGGCGGGTACGACCTGACCGTCGTGATCGTGCGCGCGCACCAGGTCGGGCCGGTGCTCGACTCGCTCGTGGACACGCGGGGCGACGTGGCGCTGCTGGCGAACTGGGCGGCCGGGCCGGGGCCGCTGGTCGAGGCGCTCGGGCCGGAGCGGGTGCTGCTCGGCTTCCCCGCGGTGGGCGGCCGGGTGGTCGACGACGTGCTGCGCCACCGCGCCGAGACGCCGCTGACCCGCCTGGTCACGATGCCGGTCGGCGAGCCGGACGGGCGGGTCACCCCGCGCCTGGAGCGGGTGGTGCGGGTGTTCCGCAGCGCCGGGCTGCCCGCGCGGCCCGAGCCGGGGGTGGACGCCTGGCTGACCACGCACGCCTCGTTCGTCGCGCCGCTCGGGCAGGCGGTGGACGCGGCGGGCGGTCCGGCGGAGCTGGCCGGGGACCGGGGCGCGGTCCTCGCGCTGGCCCGCCGGATCAAGGCGAACCTGACCGCCGCGCCGACCCCGGTGGCGCCGCTCGGGTACCGCGCGCTGCGGGTGATGCCGGACGGGCTGGTCGCGGCCGGGCTGCGACGGTTCCTGCGGGGGACGATCGCCGAGCGCGGACTGGCCCCCACCGCCGCCGCGACGGCCGAGAACGCGCTGCTGGTCGAGCAGCTGCGCGAGCGCGCGGGGTAG
- a CDS encoding YciI family protein: MKYLLIKHYRGGPEPVEGWTTMESWTPDEVAAHIGHMNDLAERLTATGEFAGATALSAEGVFVRNDGPGAITQTPIAETHDLVAGWMVIDVASHERALEIAGELSAAPGANGAPIREWLEVRPFHPGQQ; encoded by the coding sequence GTGAAGTACCTGCTGATCAAGCACTACCGGGGCGGTCCGGAGCCGGTGGAGGGCTGGACCACGATGGAGAGCTGGACGCCCGACGAGGTCGCCGCGCACATCGGCCACATGAACGACCTCGCCGAGCGGCTCACGGCCACCGGCGAGTTCGCGGGCGCGACGGCCCTGTCCGCGGAGGGCGTCTTCGTCCGGAACGACGGCCCCGGCGCGATCACCCAGACCCCGATCGCCGAGACCCACGACCTGGTCGCGGGCTGGATGGTGATCGACGTGGCCTCGCACGAGCGCGCCCTGGAGATCGCGGGCGAGCTCTCGGCCGCCCCCGGCGCGAACGGCGCCCCGATCCGCGAGTGGCTGGAGGTCCGGCCTTTCCACCCAGGTCAGCAGTAG
- a CDS encoding HXXEE domain-containing protein, translated as MIGKSVTWGLLAAWVAHDLEELATTSPWSRAHRAVPTVGRVESAVAIGAVGVVMAVAAAEGARTGGRSRLFQTALAGFGLHAVTHVAASAVFRGYTPGVLTAPTVVAPFALWAWRRLRREGVWTGGGRPALAAFPLVVGGAHVLARRVARGR; from the coding sequence GTGATCGGGAAGAGCGTCACCTGGGGACTGCTGGCCGCGTGGGTCGCGCACGACCTGGAGGAGCTGGCGACGACGTCGCCGTGGAGCCGGGCCCACCGCGCCGTGCCGACGGTCGGCCGGGTCGAGTCGGCCGTGGCGATCGGCGCGGTGGGCGTGGTGATGGCGGTGGCGGCGGCCGAGGGCGCGCGCACGGGCGGCCGGTCGCGGCTGTTCCAGACCGCGCTGGCCGGGTTCGGGCTGCACGCCGTCACGCACGTGGCGGCGAGCGCGGTGTTCCGGGGCTACACGCCGGGGGTGCTGACCGCGCCGACGGTCGTGGCCCCGTTCGCGCTGTGGGCGTGGCGGCGGCTGCGGCGGGAGGGCGTGTGGACGGGCGGCGGCCGGCCGGCGCTGGCGGCGTTCCCGCTGGTCGTGGGTGGTGCGCACGTGCTGGCCCGGCGGGTCGCCCGAGGCCGCTGA